From the Lactuca sativa cultivar Salinas chromosome 9, Lsat_Salinas_v11, whole genome shotgun sequence genome, the window TGTGGTCCTATGCTCACTCCTACAAGTTTCTAGGTTAAGGTCTAAGGCTAAATAAGGGGTTTAGGGCTCATTTTGCATcatttgagggagtttacggcctaagaatgttcttgggccgtaaaccctcattcaagcCTCCAAACTTGATGTTTAAGGCCCAAAACACTTCAAGGTTAAGTTCTAAGCTAgtctctaagcctaaggaagggatttaggggcattttggcacccttttaggggtttacgacctaagaatgttcttgggctgtaaactccttgttcTCAGCGTTATTGGATGATTTTAATGCTATATTGACATGAAATGAGCTTTAGAACAATCTAGGGTAAGAGAACTTACAGTTTGGGGGACGAAAACTTGCGGATTTTTGGAAGAATCGGGCcttgaagagagagagtagagagagagtgactaGAGTGGCAAAAGTTCAAGTTGatgaccactcaacccttatatagggtttgagtttgtgacCAGGTGGGAATCtacccaataccgacgttaaacggggcttatggtcgtacccgattaaatggtcgtaatttgacttgattgtaactaaaactttttaagggaatattgagggtgtttcacGAGTTTCTAATTCGTTCCAACACTTATGAAGTCAAAttaaaagtcccaatttaatttgCATGATCAAAAATGTTAACGGAAGAATTTAATGAAAAcgagttttattaacggaaatgggttacagtgatggaataaatttcaggttgtcacagaaaCTTAGATTTTTGATTTTGTATGTTATTGGGTATTGCGTTTTCAGATCACACTCTTTATCAGTCTCTTGTCGCAGCATTACAATATCTCACCATCACTCAACCTGATTTTTCCTATGTTGTTAATCAAGTTAGTCAGTTCCTACAaactcctactactactactcATTATCAAGTTTCTAAGCATATTCTACGTTTTGTCAAGGGCATTGTTCTTGACTCAAAATCCAATTTCACATAAGCGTGGAAAACACATCGATCTTGAATATCACTTTATCCGAGAGCTTGTTTCTTTCGGGAAGCTACGCACGAAATTTGTGCCTACCAAGCTTCTTCAGGATGATGACATTTTCACCGAAAGCCTTTTATGTTCACAGTTAGAATTTTTTCGATCCATGCTTTGTCTATGTCCACCACTGATTCGCTTGAGGGGGGATATTAGAGATAAATCCAGACATAATTTAAATGTTAGAGATAAATCTTAGCATACATATCTCTTTACGTCTTCTGTTATGTAATCTATGTAATTATCCTTTGGATATTCCTCTTTTATCTTTGGCTATATATAATACGTCTCAACATAATTGAGATGATGGTTGAACTTCTAGTCTTTCTAAAGCAAGTGGGTTATTTATGTaaatttgtctttgtgatttctaAGCCTATTTCTTGCACACTCTTAGGTTTGTCTGGTGCTTAATTTCATAAAGGTTGCAACTACTAACCTTAATTGAGACAATCAGTAGGAATATATGTAGGTTGAAACTACAATCGTGCatgttgtcttgtttgatttatATGTATTCGTTTTAAAGTGTGGAAGTTGTTTGTCCTTTGGAAACCATGGATGAGAGATGTACGCTCGATGATAAGTTGTTTTCACTATTAGGAAGATGATGCAAGGTATTTGTATGATAAATCAACCATTTAATTTTATTaaggttattttattttataattttttcggTTAAGATTTATCTTTATTAAGAATTTTTATGCcctttattaataaaatatttaaatttctATTATCACTTAATAAAGATGATTTCAATCATAGTTATGagacatattagggttttagtttaattataaattggttagccACCTTTGAGTTTTAGGAGTTGATTCTGATTAATAAAGAATGGTATTTGAAACTCTATTTTCTTTACTTTGTGTTCATGTGGTTGTAATCGGCTACTCAAACCGACCGTCTTATGTCATGAGTAACATATGGTTTTGTTCTTTAATCCATGAAACTAAGATTTTTCAATTTGTATGTAATTTGTTATTGATATGGATGTAGCTACATGTGTTTAATGTGTTTTAAGTAGTAGACAACATGCATATATacattttctttttctgttcGTGACATTGTATTTTGACATATTTGTTTGTATGTTTGATGCTCTCACTTTCTAGTTACCAATGAATGTCAATAGCTAGAAGCTTTTCAATGGcttttttaaacatagatttttaTGTTTTACTATGTATACTTCATTTTCTTTTAGTTAACGAAATCTTGAAAGGATGGTCATGAGACCAAAGCACTTCGTGATTTCTATTTTTAGGGTTGAATTTTGTGAAGTTTTTTCTTTGTTTATAGATGGATATGCTGAAGATAGATGATGCAAATAGGTTTGGGTAAAGCCCTAACCACCTTCTTGATGACAATGGTGGTGGTGGAAGGTGACAACAGAAGGGATTGGAACGGGAGGTGGGTGGCATAAAGTGAGGTGGATGGGGTTGGGGATTATTtcgtttcatttttaattttgacAACTAAAATAAAAGAGTTAAAAGGATAGAAAACTAAATTTGTATAGGTCGTTGACCGACCTAGTAAGTAATCGAAACACCAAGGACCATATTAATCTTTTTGAAAAAATTGATGCTTGAACTTCTAGTCTTTCTTAAGCAAGTGGGTTATTTATGTaaatttgtctttgtgatttctaAGTCTATTTCTTGCACACTCTTAGGTTTGTCATTGAGATTTGTAAGTCTATTTCTTGCACaaacttagggggtgtttggattggGAAAAAATAGGCTGCTTATTGTTTATTGCCTAATCCCACCGCAATAAGCAAAAATTTAAGTGTTTGGAAAGAAGTCTTTAAAAATCAGCTTATTGCGGTAGTAATAAGCTAAATAAGCTGATTTTAATAAGCAAGGGGTGggatgcttattgcttattgcttattcgtCATTTTACTTATAAAAACTGTTTTGTTTGCCAAACATTTAAAATGCTTATTGGTTATTGTTTATTTCCACCGCAATAaactaatccaaacacattttaaaaaagtgTTTATTCTCATCGATATAAGCAAATAAGCAATAAGTTAATAAGCTAAAAACTATTTATCCAAtttccaaacacccccttaggtttgtctttgtgatttctaAGTCTATTTTCTTGCACACCCTTACGTAAATTTAACTTTATGATTTCTACGTCTATTTCTTGCACACTCTTGCGTTTTGAGTTTATATCTTACTTTTGAAGTAGTTCATTCCACATAAGAAAATCAAAATCAGTATGACAGTAATATAGATTTATTTCATTGAATTTTAAATATAgcaacataaacataacaaatacCACACCATTGATAAGAAAATCAACATTTTAAAAGCACGTAAAAGCTAGAATTTGGATTGAATTTGATAGACGACGTTGATGTCAACTTGAAAGGCCTTCGCAAGAATATCTCCAGCGATATCGGGATTTGAGCCAAAAACAGCGTTTGCAATGGTAATAACACCTGGATTTTGACTACTCAAAGCTGCAATAGCGACAGCATAGCCATTTCCGACGTTTTTCTGGAAGTGAATCAGGCCTTCTGGGAAAACGAAAACATCGCCTTTCTGAAGTTCTTTTGTGATGAGTCGGTTTTGAGGGTTGGACGTGACAAATCCGACTAGAATACGGCCTTCCATAACAGTCAAAATTTCAGTGGCCCGAGGGTGTGTATGTGGGGGGTTAATACCCTGTGGTGCAAAGTCAATACGTGCCATTGAGATACCAAGAGTGTTAAGTCCTGGCAACTCTTCTACGGTCACTGGAGTCACAGCAGACTCAACCGCATTCGAGGTATTTCCCATTAGTTGCAACCCACTATAAAAGAAATCATCAGCTTGTACAAGCCTCGCCTCTTTACAAACCAAGCCATTCACGAATACTACaccaagaaaaataaataaactattaATCACAATTAAATATGATATGTTTTCAAATCATGCATGAATGCAGGAGAGTTTCTCGACTTTCACACATAAATTCTTACCTGTGCTATTTTGGTCTGCCACACAGAAGTCCTGAAGAGGACTAGGGTCCGAAGCAAACGCAAGGGAGCAGCCTGCCACCAAGAGACCAAATAAAAGCCAATGAGACGTCATTGTTGAGAAGCCCAAAACTTGTTTCTGATGACTTAATTATGGTAGCTTGGGAAATCTATGAAATACAGAATGGAACTCCCAATgcttttatagtgaaaatataggAAGATCAAGACTAATACCATCATAGCGTCATCAATTATCATCTTGAGATGCATTCAAATTTTGCTGTTCAATTTCTAGAAGCAAGATACATTCAACTCACTACAAGAATAAcaggcaatagcggcgacaccttTAGGAGCGACAGTCACTTTTAGCAGCGACATCAAACAAATGTGTtttttgtcgccgctaaaagtaTCCGTCGCCGCTAAAGGCTTATGTTGGCAATCCGCGTCATTTCAATCCTAACCGTTGATTTAGATGATGATCCAACGACTAGGAGGACATAGAAAACCCCGCGTTATTTTCCCTCCggtgtgtcgccgctaaaggctacccgtcgccgctaaaggcgtcgccgctaaaggcgtcTCCGGTATTGCCTGTTCTGGCGATCCGCGTCATTTCAACTCCATCCGTCGATTTAAGCAATGATCCAACGATGTAGGAAACTCCAGATAGTATTCCCTCCGATGTGTCGCTGCTAAAGGTCGCCCGTCGCCGTTAAAGGCGTCGCCGCTAAAGAGCATCGACAATAAAATCAGCTTCGTCTTCACTTTCTTCCGTGATCTACTTCTGTGTTTTccctcttcttctccatttccCACCTTCTTGCCGGAGTATACCGCCACCACCACTGTTCATGACGAAAATTTGAgtgtatttttatgtatgtatatgtgtatgtgtatgtgtttttgtATGTATATGGGTTTGTATGTGTATTTTGTTTGTAGATGTggatatgtatttgtatgtatatgtgtattttgagtgtatttttatgtatgtatatgtgtttttgtatgatcatttatatgtatatgtgtattttgtatgtaaattatgtatgtgtatgtgtttttgtATGTATATGGGTATTTTGTatgtgtattatgtatgtatgtgtatttatatgtatacaaatacatataaatagCGGCGATGTCTTTACTGGCGACAGATAGTATTAGCAGCGACGCGTCTTTAGTGGCGACAGAAGGCAATAGCGGCGACCAAAGAAGCATTAGCGACGAAGCAATAGCAACGACCCTTTAGCGACGACGTGTTGCCGCTAAAGCTATTAGCGGCGACATTTTCGACTTTTAGCGGCGACGCCCGTCGCCGGTAATACTCTAATTTCTTGTAGTGACTTACGTAGTTTGGTTCTTAATTTCATAAAGCTTGCAACTACTAACCTTAATTATATGTCTATGATCCTTCCATTTAGTATATTTACTTATATactttttcataacatccataTTTAGGATTCATTTTAATGGAACGTCGTTGAATGTTTATTATGCATGGAAAATTTCTACTTTGATCATTTTTTAAGAAAATCAAAAAGTCTTGAAGAGCAATGTTGACCGTTTCCATACCAGATAAATATTATGGTTAAAGAACGCTttatgtatattttatttttcaattgatGCATTCTAGGCTTTTCTTAAAACAAAAGATTAGCCTCCGTGCAATACAAAAAGGTGCACAATTATCGAAAACCATTTATGTGTATAATCCGTTCATAATGGGTATTACTGGTTGGTTAGACACATATCAAAATTGGTTGGAAGAAGGTGTACTTGGAAAATATCTTGtacacatacataacatacattacAGACTTACTACATTCACCGACAGATGCAAaatactatggatttcattataGATATAAACTTCATAACGATGTATTGCACACAAATTTACGATCCTTTTAGCAACACAGTATCTTTAATAGCTGTTTGTAAATTACTTGTATTAATTAGACGTTTAAGTTtagcaaataataataataacataaaataaaatataaaaatcttatttttcttGAATAAATAAAGTAAGACAAATTATACCAAACAGTATATTGGGATTTTATAGTATGAATGGAAACAGTAAATATAAGTCTAAAAATTTGCAAAACAAGGCCCATAAAAATAAACTACTAGGAAAAAACAGGGTAGGTTGCTAAATAACAATGCCTAATCAACGTCGTTTGATCTACCAATGGCTGAGATTGATAACCATGTTTGATGTACCTAATCTCTATGTATACTTTCTAATGAAGATTTTGGAAAGAACTTCCTACATCTAATCATATATGTCTCTTCCATTAACCTTTTTATAAAAACACACAAACCACCAATGTTGATTAATGTGGGGTTGTTGGCTCACCGTTCGCCCTAGATTTCAACGATGATAGAACACGGAGCAAAGAGGCGAAGATTGAGGAAAGGTTAAATTGTTGAACAACTCTAAAATTAGTGAAATTCGTCTCAATCTATTTTCATCCCACCATATACCTGTATCAAATTTATgaaaaaaatcaagaaacaataaactgaaactgtaagcccgagggcttagtgagctaccccaaaataccaaattaTCAGCAACAGATAATCAACAACATGCATATTGAGTCTtaggcctgactggaccgccctgcaGGCCTACAGTCTATATGGGTCTATGTCGAGCCTTCGTCATGACTGGACCGCCGCACATGTCTACATTCTCTCTGGACCgctcgtagggtatgttggccttcagcacaaagcaggaccgcctcaacccaaccattaagcaaataaccatgtgcacataactaacatatactggcatatacaaatatcaaacataactatctcactgatcatcaataCTAGCAATCCCTCATAACTAGAGCACCGACCTAGTAgatcactaacataccaatccttacggatcattaGAGCATAACAACGTACTGTCGATcctgataccgatctaacagatatAGTTGTTGAACTTCTTAATTTTTTAAAGCGCACAACATGATATAATCTATTACAAATAGACACATAAGGCATGTAAATTAAAACTTGGTTTTTGAAAAAATCAAGTTCTCTTTTGCAGAATTTAGGTTTAATGAAGGGAAAATTCATATGACCCTTATTGTCTCATTGTCTTCCACTTGATTACCCTCTTccttatatttctttactttctcgGTACAGTCTTTGCTAGAAACACAACAAAACCGGTCACAGGACATTCAAGTTACGATATGGTCTAAGAGTTTTACATGGGATGAAAGGGAGATAAGTTTTACCATCGGCTTCCATGAAGGATCTCCTCCCCCATGTGATTTAATGCAAGTAAAAAGAATTTGGCAACTTTGGTCTCTCCTTCCATGATCTTaacattttaagttttaaaagtatAGTTTTTAGTCCTTTGCCAAAACAAAATACATCTTTTTATGTTATATAATTGTTCATAATTATTTTATAAcattatttctttatttattataattcTTAAAGGaaattcaataaaattaaataacgaCACTAGTGTTACAATATGCTGCATTTTTTTATAAACACGGTGACCTCCCTAAGGTTACTCGAGAACTCATAAATGAGACAACCAGTAGGatgttgtcttgtttgatttattTGTATTGTTTTAAAGTGTGCAAGTTGTTTGCCCTTTGGAAAttggacctaagatcaatcttggagaagtaactagccccttgcagttggtcgaataggtcgtctatacggggaagagggtagcgattcttgaccgtcaacttgttgagttctctgtaatccatgcacatacggaatgatccgtcctttttctttacgaacaagaccggtgctccccagggtgagaagcttggtcttataaagcccttgctgagcagctcattaagttgaccgaacagttcttgcatctcgtaAGGCGCTAGAAGATAgagcgatttggctacgggggtagctcctgggattaggtcgattatgaactcaacctgacgtttgggtgGTAAACCTGCTAGCTCCTTTGGAAAGACATCGGGGAAGTCGCATACGACGGGgaagtcttttagatctttcgTTTTCCGGCTTGTGTCAACAACGTGTGTAAGGAatgcgcgatattccttacgcaagtacttctgggcttgaatacttgatatgatgcgaaggctcgtactaggtttgtctccgtagattaacaGGGTCTCATTATTCGGTAGATTTAGACGGATTGCATTGTCTAAGCACAGGATACCagcacgatggagactcaaccagtccatgcccacaatgaaatcgaaactcttgatcgatactggtatgaggtcgattagGAATGAATGATCATCTAGCGTGAGGGtgcaacctatgtagatttcgttagagctctctgtctttccgttagccatttttacgacgaatgtttcttttagtggttgtggggattgcttaagtaagtgtttaaagttttagTTTATGAAACTtctttctgctccactatcgaataagatacaggcataagagttgttgagaaggaacgtacccgtgactactgtggggtccgCTACTGCTTCATTATGGtcaatagcgagtagtcttcctgttcctcccaTATTCTCGACCttcggacagtttttcttgaaatgaccTACCTCGCCGCAACTATAGCAGGCCTGGCTCACTCCCGAGCTGGGGACTTGAGAgataggtttgggttgggatctgTAAAACCGAacggtatggcccttccggtcgcagttagtgcagtgcaattcacggcaggggccgttatgatggaaggggcacttggggcacttgggtaggtttccagcataggATTTGGCTGGCACAGggggtagcaggagtggtggcCGCATGGACGGCCACCATCTGTTGGTttttggaagaggattgagttttcttgcccttcttctgatcccaacgcttcctcttgttgtcggatgaTTTGGGTGGTGCAGTGGTAATCGCCGTGGTTGTTGATGGGGTAgagggagtttcatg encodes:
- the LOC111909638 gene encoding putative germin-like protein 2-1, with product MTSHWLLFGLLVAGCSLAFASDPSPLQDFCVADQNSTVFVNGLVCKEARLVQADDFFYSGLQLMGNTSNAVESAVTPVTVEELPGLNTLGISMARIDFAPQGINPPHTHPRATEILTVMEGRILVGFVTSNPQNRLITKELQKGDVFVFPEGLIHFQKNVGNGYAVAIAALSSQNPGVITIANAVFGSNPDIAGDILAKAFQVDINVVYQIQSKF